In Chryseobacterium sp., the genomic window CCTGATAATGCTTTTCCAAGATTAAATGAGAAAAACGGGCTTCCGTTCAGCTGGCTTCGTCACCAGTTGGAGGTGACCAATGATTTAAAAGAAAATAATTGGGTGGTAAGAAACGTGTTGGGAAATTTCAATTTCCATGTTGCCCATCATCTGTTTCCAAACTATAGCTACATGTATTATAATGAGATCACAGAGGAAATCGAAGAATTTGCTAAAGAACATGGCTTGGCTTATAAAAGATTTCCATTGGTAACTGCTCTAGGCAAGCACAGAGATTTATTGAGGCAGAATGCCAATAATGCCTATTATATTTTAGAAGAATAAAATTGATGAAATATTTAAGATTATCAGGCCTTGAGCCTCTTATCATAACACCGGAGAGTAATTTCATCAACGTTGGTGAAAGAACCAATGTTGCCGGCTCCAAAAAATTTTTAAGACTAATTAAAGAGGAAAAATTCTCTGAAGCATTAGATATTGCCCGCCATCAGGTAGAAGGAGGTGCTCAGATTCTGGATGTCAACTTCGACGACGGACTGATTGACGGAAAAGCGTCCATGATCAAATTTCTGAACTTAATTGCTTCCGAACCCGATATCGCAAGAATTCCCATTATGGTCGATTCTTCCAAATGGGAGATCCTTGAAGCGGGTCTTCAGGTAGCACAAGGGAAATGTGTGGTGAATTCTATCAGCCTAAAAGAAGGAGAACAGGAGTTTATCAAACATGCAAAAGCGATCAAGAGATATGGAGCAGCAGTGATCGTCATGGCATTTGATGAGGTAGGGCAGGCTGACAGTCTTGAACGAAGAATCGAAATTTCAAAACGGTCTTATGATATTCTGGTCAACCAGATCGGATTCCCGGCAGAAGATATCATTTTCGACTTAAATATTTTCCCGGTTGCTACGGGGATGGATGAGCACAGAAAAAATGCCATCGACTTTATCGAGGCGACACGATGGGTAAGACAAAATCTTCCCTATGCCTCTGTAAGTGGGGGAGTAAGCAATGTTTCCTTTTCATTCCGTGGAAATGATACGGTAAGAGAAGCTATGCACTCTGTATTTCTTTATCATGCTATTCAGGCAGGGATGAATATTGGTATTGTAAACCCGGCAATGCTGGAGGTGTATGATGAAATCAATAAGGAACTGCTGGAACGGGTAGAGGATGTTATCCTGGATAGAAGAGAAGATGCTACGGAAAGGCTGCTTGATTATTCAGAAAAACATAAATCGGTAAAGAAAGAAAAAACCGAAGACTTAGAATGGAGAAATAATCCATTGCAGGAACGGATTACTTATGCATTGGTAAAAGGGATTGACCGTTTTATTGAAGAAGATGTGGAAGAAGCAAGGCAATTGGCTGCAAAACCGCTTCATGTCATTGAAGTTAATCTGATGACCGGAATGGGCGTGGTAGGAGACTTGTTCGGAAGTGGAAAAATGTTCCTGCCGCAGGTTGTAAAATCGGCAAGGGTAATGAAAAAGGCAGTTGCTTATTTACAGCCTTATATTGAAGCAGAAAAAGACGGTTCCAAGCCAGCCAACGGGAAGATCTTAATGGCTACCGTAAAAGGCGATGTTCATGATATCGGTAAAAATATTGTGAGCGTGGTTCTTGGCTGTAACAATTATGAGATCGTAGACCTTGGCGTAATGGTTCCTGCAGAAAAGATTATTCAGACTGCGATTGAAGAAAAAGTAGATGTGATTGGATTAAGCGGGTTGATTACCCCGAGTCTGGATGAAATGGTCTATATCGCTTCGGAGTTGGAAAGACAAAATTTAGATTTTCCTTTATTGATTGGTGGTGCAACGACTTCAAAAGCCCATACTGCAGTGAAAATCGATTTAAAATATAAAAATGCAGTCGTTCACGTCAATGATGCTTCCAGAGCTGTAAATGTGGTAAGTTCATTGCTGGGAGACCGAAACAAAGAATATGTGTCAGATTTAAAAAATGACTATTCGGATTTCAGAGAAAAGTTCCTGAACAGACAGGTGGATAAAGATTATGTATCCATTCAAGAAGCCCGAGAAAATCATTTTACAATAGATTGGGAAAATGAAGAGATCTTTACTCCGAATAATGTGGGGATTAAAGTGATCGAAGATCAGGATCTGAATGAACTTGTTCCGTTTATCGACTGGTCACCATTTTTCAGAAGCTGGGATTTACACGGAAAATATCCTAATATCTTGGAAGATGAGGTAGTAGGCGTTCAGGCTAAAGAATTATTCAAAGATGCCCAGGTTATTCTGAAGAGGATTTTGGATGAAAAGCTATTAACAGCCAAAGCTATTTTTGGGATTTTTAAAGCCAATTCCAATGAATCAGATGATATTCTGATCTTGGATGAGAATAATAATGAGCAGGCTAAATTTTTAACCTTAAGACAGCAGGCCCAAAGATCAAAAGGAAAAGAATATCTGGCCTTAAGTGATTTTATTGCCCCTCAAAACTCAGGGAAAACCGATTATATGGGAGCATTTTGTGTGACCACAGGCTTTGGAACAGATGAATTGTCCGGTGAATATGAAAAAGCCCATGATGATTACAACTCCATCATGGTAAAAGCATTGGCAGACCGTTTTGCTGAGGCCTATGCCGAATTTTTACATAAAAAAGTGAGAACGGAATACTGGGGATATGCCAATCAGGAAAGTTTAAGCAATGAAGAATTAATTGCTGAAAAGTACAAAGGAGTCCGCCCTGCTCCGGGCTATCCGGCTTGTCCTGACCATCTGGAAAAGAAAACCATTTGGGATCTTTTAAAAGTAGAGGAAAACATCGGAGTTTACCTGACGGAAAGTCTGGCGATGTTTCCTACAGCTTCCGTTTCCGGGTATTATTTCGGAAGTCCGCACGCCAAATATTTCGGCTTGGGAAAAATTACAGAAGACCAGCTTAAGGATTATGCTGCCAGAAGAGGGTGTAGCCTCCAGGAAGCGAGAAAATGGTTGTCACCAAATTTAGCAGATTAAAATTGATATGAAGATAACAGAACACATTAAAAATGCAAATGGAAAAACTTTATTCTCCTTAGAAGTTGTTCCGCCACAGAAAGGAATCGGTATTGAAGACCTTTATACGAATATAGATCCGCTGATGGAATTCAAACCGCCATTCATTGATGTTACGACTTCAAGGGAAGAATATATCTATATCGACAAAGGAAATGGGCTGATGGAGCGGCGCATCACGAGAATGCGTCCGGGAACTTTGGGGATTTGTGCCGCCATCCAGCATAAATATAATGTGGATACAGTTCCTCATTTACTTTGTGGTGGCTTTACAAAAGAAGAAACAGAATATCTTTTGGTAGACTGTATGTATCTGGGAATAGAGAATATTATGGCTTTGAGGGGTGATGCCATGAAAGGACATCAGTATTTTGAACCTACACAGGGGGGACATGCCAGCGCAATGGACCTCGTACATCAGATCAATGACCTGGGTAGAGGAAAATATCTCCATAATGAGGATATGGTCTGTGACGATCTCAATAAATTCTGTATCGGTGTGGCCGGATATCCCGAGAAACATATGGAAGCGCCTTCCATGAACTATGATTTGAAATGGCTGAAACAGAAAGTGGATGCCGGAGCAGATTATATCGTTACCCAAATGTTTTTTGACAATAAAAAGTATATTGAATTCGTTCAGAAAGCAAGAGAGATGGGAATTACCGTTCCTATCATTCCCGGAATTAAACCCATTGCAACGAAAAAGCATCTGAAAATTCTGCCGCAGGTATTCAA contains:
- the metH gene encoding methionine synthase — protein: MKYLRLSGLEPLIITPESNFINVGERTNVAGSKKFLRLIKEEKFSEALDIARHQVEGGAQILDVNFDDGLIDGKASMIKFLNLIASEPDIARIPIMVDSSKWEILEAGLQVAQGKCVVNSISLKEGEQEFIKHAKAIKRYGAAVIVMAFDEVGQADSLERRIEISKRSYDILVNQIGFPAEDIIFDLNIFPVATGMDEHRKNAIDFIEATRWVRQNLPYASVSGGVSNVSFSFRGNDTVREAMHSVFLYHAIQAGMNIGIVNPAMLEVYDEINKELLERVEDVILDRREDATERLLDYSEKHKSVKKEKTEDLEWRNNPLQERITYALVKGIDRFIEEDVEEARQLAAKPLHVIEVNLMTGMGVVGDLFGSGKMFLPQVVKSARVMKKAVAYLQPYIEAEKDGSKPANGKILMATVKGDVHDIGKNIVSVVLGCNNYEIVDLGVMVPAEKIIQTAIEEKVDVIGLSGLITPSLDEMVYIASELERQNLDFPLLIGGATTSKAHTAVKIDLKYKNAVVHVNDASRAVNVVSSLLGDRNKEYVSDLKNDYSDFREKFLNRQVDKDYVSIQEARENHFTIDWENEEIFTPNNVGIKVIEDQDLNELVPFIDWSPFFRSWDLHGKYPNILEDEVVGVQAKELFKDAQVILKRILDEKLLTAKAIFGIFKANSNESDDILILDENNNEQAKFLTLRQQAQRSKGKEYLALSDFIAPQNSGKTDYMGAFCVTTGFGTDELSGEYEKAHDDYNSIMVKALADRFAEAYAEFLHKKVRTEYWGYANQESLSNEELIAEKYKGVRPAPGYPACPDHLEKKTIWDLLKVEENIGVYLTESLAMFPTASVSGYYFGSPHAKYFGLGKITEDQLKDYAARRGCSLQEARKWLSPNLAD
- the metF gene encoding methylenetetrahydrofolate reductase [NAD(P)H], producing the protein MKITEHIKNANGKTLFSLEVVPPQKGIGIEDLYTNIDPLMEFKPPFIDVTTSREEYIYIDKGNGLMERRITRMRPGTLGICAAIQHKYNVDTVPHLLCGGFTKEETEYLLVDCMYLGIENIMALRGDAMKGHQYFEPTQGGHASAMDLVHQINDLGRGKYLHNEDMVCDDLNKFCIGVAGYPEKHMEAPSMNYDLKWLKQKVDAGADYIVTQMFFDNKKYIEFVQKAREMGITVPIIPGIKPIATKKHLKILPQVFKIDLPEELISEVENAKNNEAVKQIGIEWSIAQCRELLDFGVPVLHFYSMGKSDNIKKVAGELF